atttattttgagagagagagagagaaagaaagagagcatgagcaggggtgggacagagagagagggagaaagagaatcccaagcaggctcccccacagggctcaaactcacaaactgtgagatcatgaattgagccaaaatcaagagttgaatgcttaaccaactgagccacccaggcgccccaagaaatttttTGACTCAgtaaacaacaaatgaaaaacaaatataaaattcaatacaAATCAAAtgagatataataaaattattagggATACAGAggaaagattcattcattcataaaaatgatAGCAATTTTTGAGGAGagacttaaaggaaaaataatatttgaaaggcTGATAATTCCAAGCTGAAAGAATGTCATGTGCAGACACACAGGTGCATAAAACAGTATTAAGAAATCTCAAAGAGTCTATTGTATCTAGAGTCCACAAGGAGATGTAAGAGAAGAACCTGGATACATCATTAAATCTTGAATACCAAACTTCctcttaagaatttttatttatgcatatattacttgaattattcttttttgatttgtAAGAGTTGTGCTTTTCTCTcataaatttcctcttttttttagtAATCCAAATACTCATGAAAGGTATCAAATTTCAGGTAATCTTGAAAAACAATAGAGCATCTATGCATTCTAAATCAGTTTATGAGGATATGGATTGTTGCAGTGAATGGCTAAGTTAAGCAAAAAGAGGTTACTGCCCTCAAATATGAACTATTTATGGAAAAAGACCTATGGttggaataaatataaaagtaaaaagtattgGAAATAGATTATAATGTTAGGGGCAATAGGATTCATTCTGTGTTGAGAAGAAAAGTTTGGTTCAAAAGGTAAGCAAGGATAATTTTTGCTTTGGGGCTTTACTTAGGCCACCCTTAAAATCACCACTTTCTCCTCCAACACACAGACGTGCCAGGGATCAAACATGAGATGGGAAACCCAGGGACCTTACAAAACAAGCTTGAGTAGTGAGCGATGGAAAGATACGTccttcaaagaaataaaggaatctgTCACACAAAAATGGAACACTCATCCCCTTTCCTTTCAGTTACAAAGTTCCTGAGGTCCCCAGAACATCCCTCCTCCTGATGCTGCACACCTCTGATTGGCCACCCTCAGCAGAATTCAGAGGAGCCATAAGGAACCACACCACTGTCACCGAGTTTGTCCTGCTGGGACTCTCAGATGCCTGTGAGTTGCAGATGCTCATCTTCCTGGGGCTGCTCCTGACCTACCTCCTCACTCTGCTGGGGAATCTCCTCATCGTGGGCATCACCCTCGTGGACAGGcgcctccacacccccatgtactacTTCCTCCGCAACTTTGCTGTCCTGGAGATCTGGTTCACCTCGGTCATCTTCCCCAAGATGCTGACCAACATCCTGACTGGATACAAGACCATCTCTCTCCCAGGCTGTTTCCTACAAAGTTTCCTCTATTTCTCCCTGGGCACCACAGAGTTCTTCCTACTGGCAGTGATGTCCTTTGACAGGTATGTGGCCATATGTAACCCCTTACGTTATGCAACCATCATGAGCAAAAGGGTCTGTGTGAAGTCAGTTCTTTGTTCATGGATGGCAGGATTCCTTCTCATTGTCTTTCCAAGTTCCATCACTTTTCAGCAGCCATTTTGTGGCCCCAATGTCATTAACCATTTCTTTTGTGACAACTTTCCACTCCTGGAACTCATATGTGCAGACACGAGTCTGATAGAACTTCTGGGTTTTATTGTGGCCAACTTCAGTTTGCTGGGCACTCTGTCCGTGACGGCCACCTGCTACGGCCACATCCTCCACACCATCCTGCGCATCCCCTCGgccaaggagagacagaaagcctTCTCAACCTGCTCCTCCCACATCATTGTTGTGTCTCTCTTCTATGGCAGCTGCATCTTCATGTACATCCGGTCAGGCAAGGGAAATGAGGGGGAGGACAGGAACAAGGTGGTGGCCTTGCTCAACACCGTGGTGACCCCGATGCTCAATCCCTTCATCTACACCTTGCGGAACAAGCAGGTGAAGCAGGTGTTTAAGGAGCAGGTAAACAAGCTCTTTTTATAAACCTGTGGAATTAAGAGGCTGAAACTAATATTCCCAGGAAGGCTAACACGATTCAGGCCCCTGCCAGAAATGGAGACTTTCCCACTTAGAAAATTCTCTGCTGCCATGTTTCTGGGGTGCCAGTCACTATGCAACTCAGCATAAACTCATAAGCTCTCTAGATCCCCaaagcatttttattaattatcaGATTTGAATTATTCTCTTCATTCCATCTGTGTCTGCCTGGCTTCCCAACAGAATACAAAGAGCTCTTTGGGAGCAGGTCCCAGCTCTGTAATTCACCACAAGCCTCAAGCACCAACCCATTGTCATTGACCATATAAATACTCAAAAAGTACTTGCACCCTAACTGGTTCTTTGGGGTCTGTTGCTCCAACACCCTCAGAGGAGAGGGTGCTAACAGTTCTCTGTTAACACCGCCCTCATTTCACACTTGTGCTCCTCTCACAGTAATACATCAGCAAGAACTCAACAGAGGACTAAGCCCAATTGCTTATTATTTTGTACACAAACttcttatgctttttaaaattaaaattgatagaAATTCCTCATTCCTATTGATAACAGCTCTTCTACCTACTGCTTggttacttctctgagcctcagtcttcccgTCTGTAAAACGGGGACAAAATGTGCATTCCAAAGGATTCTGATGAATGTCAGAGGAGATGTTCTATGCAAAGTGCCTCAAACAGTGATTGGCACACAGTAAGGCCTCAATGAATGTtagttctttccttccatttctcatcctaccttctgtctcttccttctgaATTTCATACCAGTTGTCAACAAAAGCATTTCTACTCAAAATGCCATAATGAATTGCGTATCCCAAATGTtatcttaaatattatataaagtgAAATATACCACTTGACCCATTGAAATTTGATACTAGAGTGTTCACCACTTTGGCGATGGCAAAAATAAAGCtatattaacaaataaacaaatataacataAGTAATGAAATCAATTACTGTATTTACTTGTTCCAAAATAATGATTACACAAAGGTCATGCTCAAGGATGTACTATGTGGCCTgggatataaaatttattttatgcctTTGAAAGATTTGAAATCTAACAAGGAAGATAGAAACACACAAGAACTATAATTCAGGGTAGAAATGATCTGTGTAAGAAAAAATCATGTGTGACTCTTTGACAACAAATTtgtaaaacagaaggaaatggatgatttcctagaaaaagaaaattatcaaaaatctaaaaagaaatagaaaaaattaattagaCAAATTACCACAGAATGGATTGAAAATGGGATTACATACTTCTATAAACTCAAAAAATAGGTcctcaataacaaaaacaagcaaCCCAATTCTACAAATGGCTGAATACACATGAAAAGGTGTGCAAGGTGTGAATTGCAATTCACAATTCACATTGTGAATTTGTACTCAAATTCACAATGAACTTACTGCTTCATACCCATTAAGATGGgtggtattttttatttagtttatttatttttaattttttttaagtaggctccacacccaaactagggcttgaaatcacaaccctgagatcaagagtcacatgctctactgactgagccaggcaggcatccctggctagtattttttaaatgtgaaaaacaaagaataacaaGCGTTGGCAACAATGTGAACAAATTAGAGctcttgtgcattgctggtgggaatggaaaatggtgcagccactgtggaaaacactagggcacttcctgaaaaataaacatagatttaCTATACaatccagccattccacttctgggtatatactcaaaaggactgaaagcagggactcaaacagatacttgtacatccacgtttatagcagcattactcacaataaccaaagtatggggacaactcaaatgtctgttgatgaatgaatggatcaacaaaaTGTCCTATAGACATACATGGAAGCCGGATGCCTTCCCAGGTGagttcttccaaacatttaaagaaatattagtacctattcttttgaagattttccaaaaaatagaaatggaaggaagcttccaaactcattctgtgaagtcagcattaccttgaggccaaaaccagacaaagaccccactaaaaaggataattataagccaatttccctgatgcaaaatttctcaaaaattctcaataagatactagcaaattgaatccaacactatattaaaagaattattcaccaggtcaagtgggatttattcctgggctacagggtggttcaatatccacaaatcaacgtgatacaccacattaataaaagagagaataagaaccacatgatcttctcaatagatgcagaaaagcatttgacaaaatacatcatctttttttaaataaaaaccctcaagaaagtagggatagaaggaacatacctcaccatcataaaggccatatacgaggggcacctgggtgcctcagtcggttaagtgtcagacttcagctcaggtcatgatctcacagttcacgactTTGAgtccccatcgggctctgtgctaatggctgagcctggagcttgcttcagattttgtgtctccttctctctctgcccctccccgctcaccctctgtctctgtctctctctctcaaaaatataaacattattaattaattacttaattttataaaaggccatatatgaaagacccacagctgtCAACAGGGAAAACCTGAgcactttccccctaagatcaggaacacgacagggatgtccactctcaccactgttgttcagtatagtgttggaagtcctagcctcagcaatcagacaacaaaaagaaataaaaggcatacaaatatgcaaggaagaagtcaaactttcactcttcgcagactACATGATAAtctatgtggaaaatccaaaagactccaccaaaagtctgctagaactga
The sequence above is a segment of the Panthera leo isolate Ple1 chromosome B3, P.leo_Ple1_pat1.1, whole genome shotgun sequence genome. Coding sequences within it:
- the LOC122222325 gene encoding olfactory receptor 49-like, whose translation is MLHTSDWPPSAEFRGAIRNHTTVTEFVLLGLSDACELQMLIFLGLLLTYLLTLLGNLLIVGITLVDRRLHTPMYYFLRNFAVLEIWFTSVIFPKMLTNILTGYKTISLPGCFLQSFLYFSLGTTEFFLLAVMSFDRYVAICNPLRYATIMSKRVCVKSVLCSWMAGFLLIVFPSSITFQQPFCGPNVINHFFCDNFPLLELICADTSLIELLGFIVANFSLLGTLSVTATCYGHILHTILRIPSAKERQKAFSTCSSHIIVVSLFYGSCIFMYIRSGKGNEGEDRNKVVALLNTVVTPMLNPFIYTLRNKQVKQVFKEQVNKLFL